Proteins from a single region of Coraliomargarita parva:
- the rplD gene encoding 50S ribosomal protein L4, which yields MKLKVFTADGSKSEEKDFPQFPEFEGEKGLAALRQVVLAQQANKRQGNASTKTRAEVSGTGKKLFRQKGMGTARQGERRVPHQRHGGVAHGPKPRDYSQKINRKMNKLAFQRALFERATEGGLSVIEALEVKEPKTKLFNKVLTSVLPKHGKVLIVDDAFENNAALAARNIEGVSLSEAGNLSVLDLVRFRQVLISSKGIETILARANGGES from the coding sequence ATGAAACTCAAAGTTTTTACAGCTGACGGGAGCAAGAGCGAGGAGAAGGATTTTCCTCAGTTCCCTGAATTCGAAGGTGAGAAGGGGCTTGCCGCATTGCGTCAGGTTGTGCTCGCACAACAGGCCAACAAGCGCCAAGGCAATGCCAGCACCAAGACTCGCGCCGAAGTGAGCGGTACTGGTAAGAAGCTGTTCCGCCAAAAGGGTATGGGGACCGCCCGTCAGGGTGAGCGCCGCGTTCCGCACCAGCGTCATGGTGGTGTGGCCCACGGGCCGAAGCCCCGCGACTATTCGCAAAAGATCAACCGCAAGATGAACAAGCTGGCGTTCCAACGTGCGCTGTTCGAACGCGCCACTGAAGGCGGCCTTTCGGTGATCGAAGCGCTCGAAGTCAAGGAGCCGAAGACCAAGCTCTTTAACAAGGTGCTGACTTCCGTTCTGCCGAAGCATGGCAAGGTCCTGATCGTGGATGATGCCTTTGAAAACAACGCCGCCTTGGCTGCCCGCAATATCGAAGGGGTTTCCCTTTCCGAAGCCGGCAACCTCAGCGTGCTCGATCTTGTTCGTTTCCGCCAGGTCCTCATCAGCAGCAAGGGGATCGAAACCATTCTCGCCCGCGCCAATGGAGGTGAGTCATGA
- the rplW gene encoding 50S ribosomal protein L23: MIIADKILKEYRVTEKAALLSANLNQYTFEVAKEANRKEVARAVEKVFKVEVTKVNILNKKPKLKVDRARRGRPGTKGGHKKAIVTLKEGDKIELV; this comes from the coding sequence ATGATTATTGCCGATAAAATTCTCAAAGAGTACCGGGTCACGGAAAAGGCAGCACTTCTGTCTGCCAATCTGAACCAGTACACCTTCGAAGTCGCTAAAGAGGCCAACCGCAAGGAAGTCGCCCGCGCCGTCGAGAAGGTGTTCAAGGTCGAAGTGACCAAGGTCAACATTCTCAACAAGAAGCCCAAGCTCAAGGTCGACCGCGCACGTCGCGGACGTCCGGGTACCAAGGGCGGCCATAAGAAGGCCATCGTCACCCTCAAGGAAGGCGATAAGATTGAACTCGTCTAA
- the rplB gene encoding 50S ribosomal protein L2: MPLVDSRPLTPGQRFLTRNKQDVSNKKPERRLTTQKHNKKGRNCYGRITSRRRGGGHKRTYRIIDFRRDKFDIPAKVQAIEYDPNRSANLALLAYADGEKRYILAPRGVKVGDVLLSVNKRVEFNPGYCMPLALIPPATKIHAIELHPGRGAQIARSAGQAAQLVNVDGERATIKLPSGEIRYLNAKCRATIGEVGNHEHEGQSLGKAGRRRWLGRRPRVRGVAMNPVDHPMGGGEGRTSGGGHPQSPWGQLSKGFPTRKKSNPTNSQILVRRNGRPMKRK; this comes from the coding sequence ATGCCACTCGTAGATTCCAGACCTTTGACTCCCGGTCAGCGTTTCCTCACACGGAACAAGCAGGACGTCTCCAACAAGAAGCCGGAGCGTCGCCTGACCACTCAGAAGCACAACAAGAAGGGCCGCAATTGTTATGGCCGTATCACTTCGCGTCGTCGCGGTGGTGGTCACAAGCGCACTTATCGTATTATCGACTTTCGTCGTGATAAGTTCGACATCCCGGCCAAGGTGCAGGCGATCGAATACGATCCCAACCGCTCCGCCAATTTGGCTCTGCTTGCCTATGCCGATGGTGAAAAGCGCTACATCCTTGCCCCGCGTGGTGTCAAGGTGGGCGATGTGCTCCTTAGCGTGAACAAGCGCGTCGAGTTCAACCCCGGTTATTGCATGCCGCTGGCTCTGATTCCGCCGGCCACCAAGATCCATGCGATCGAATTGCACCCGGGCCGTGGCGCTCAAATCGCCCGCTCCGCCGGTCAAGCCGCTCAACTCGTCAATGTCGACGGCGAGCGTGCCACGATCAAGCTGCCGTCCGGTGAAATCCGTTATTTGAATGCCAAGTGCCGTGCCACCATCGGTGAAGTCGGCAACCACGAGCACGAAGGTCAAAGCCTGGGTAAGGCTGGTCGCCGTCGTTGGTTGGGACGTCGTCCCCGCGTCCGTGGTGTGGCGATGAACCCGGTCGATCACCCAATGGGTGGTGGTGAAGGCCGCACCTCCGGTGGCGGTCATCCCCAGTCGCCTTGGGGTCAGCTCTCCAAGGGCTTCCCGACCCGCAAGAAGTCGAACCCGACCAACTCCCAGATCCTGGTTCGCCGTAATGGTCGTCCCATGAAGAGAAAGTAA
- the rpsS gene encoding 30S ribosomal protein S19, producing the protein MSRSIKKGFFVDPHLAKKVEVAQANNDRKPIQTWSRRSTITPDFVGLNFNVHNGRSFLPVYVTENMVGHKLGEFAPTRTFKGHPAGKGK; encoded by the coding sequence ATGTCACGTTCCATCAAAAAAGGTTTCTTCGTCGATCCGCACCTTGCCAAGAAGGTCGAGGTCGCCCAGGCCAACAATGATCGCAAGCCGATCCAGACTTGGTCCCGCCGTTCGACCATCACGCCCGATTTCGTTGGCCTTAACTTCAACGTTCACAACGGCCGCAGCTTCCTGCCGGTCTATGTGACGGAAAACATGGTCGGCCACAAACTCGGCGAGTTTGCACCGACCCGTACCTTCAAGGGCCACCCGGCCGGTAAGGGCAAGTAA
- the rplV gene encoding 50S ribosomal protein L22, with amino-acid sequence MQVKAYTKYARMSPRKVREITRAIQGRNAAEAVEILRFIPRKSARLVSKTLQSAIANAENNNNLSSDALTIASAVVEEGPAFKRFRPAARGSAHPYKKRTSHIRIVLSDEA; translated from the coding sequence ATGCAGGTCAAAGCCTACACTAAATACGCTCGTATGTCGCCCCGCAAGGTGCGCGAGATCACCCGTGCCATCCAAGGCCGTAATGCTGCCGAGGCCGTCGAGATCCTTCGCTTCATCCCGCGCAAGTCGGCACGTCTGGTCAGCAAGACGCTCCAGTCCGCCATCGCGAATGCGGAAAACAACAACAACCTCTCCTCGGATGCCCTGACTATCGCGTCCGCCGTCGTGGAGGAAGGCCCCGCCTTCAAGCGTTTCCGTCCGGCTGCCCGTGGTTCCGCACATCCTTACAAGAAACGCACCAGCCACATCCGTATCGTCCTTTCCGACGAAGCCTAA
- the rpsC gene encoding 30S ribosomal protein S3: protein MGQKTHPIGFRLAVTRDWDSRWYAGKQDYAAYVKEDHTIRTFLEKKLRYASVPRIFIERASGRIRVKIFTARPGVVIGRKGQELDKLKAELNKKVGKDIMLDIQEVKRPDLSAQLVAENVALQLERRIAFRRAMKRAVQTTMAMGAEGIRIQCGGRLGGADIARTEQQRQGKVPLQTLRANINYGFSEASTVYGIIGVKCWICLPSDESVL, encoded by the coding sequence ATGGGACAAAAAACACATCCGATCGGTTTCCGCCTTGCCGTCACCCGTGACTGGGATTCCCGCTGGTACGCGGGCAAGCAGGACTATGCTGCCTACGTCAAGGAAGACCACACCATCCGCACTTTCCTCGAGAAGAAGCTGCGTTATGCGTCCGTGCCCCGCATCTTCATCGAGCGTGCATCCGGCCGTATCCGTGTGAAGATCTTCACCGCCCGTCCCGGTGTGGTCATCGGCCGCAAGGGGCAGGAACTCGATAAGCTGAAGGCTGAGCTCAACAAGAAGGTGGGCAAGGACATCATGCTGGACATCCAGGAAGTGAAGCGTCCCGATCTGTCTGCCCAACTGGTCGCCGAGAATGTCGCTCTTCAGCTGGAGCGTCGTATCGCTTTCCGTCGCGCCATGAAGCGTGCCGTTCAAACCACGATGGCGATGGGTGCCGAAGGTATCCGTATCCAGTGTGGCGGCCGTCTGGGTGGTGCCGACATTGCACGTACCGAGCAACAACGCCAGGGCAAGGTGCCCCTTCAAACGCTGCGCGCCAACATCAACTATGGCTTCAGCGAAGCCAGCACCGTTTACGGTATTATTGGCGTGAAGTGCTGGATCTGCCTGCCGTCCGACGAGTCTGTTCTCTAA
- the rplP gene encoding 50S ribosomal protein L16, producing MAYLPSRTKYRKVHKGRIYGTAQKGNELSFGDFGIQSLSRGRMTSQQIEAARVAMTRSLKRKGKVWIRVFPHKPVTKKPAETRMGKGKGSVEKWVAVIRPGTMLFEVAGCSATAAREALRLADTKLPFHCRFVAREEV from the coding sequence ATGGCATATCTTCCTTCCCGCACGAAATACCGCAAAGTCCACAAGGGCCGTATCTACGGAACTGCCCAAAAGGGGAACGAACTCTCCTTTGGTGATTTCGGTATTCAATCTCTCTCCCGCGGTCGTATGACTTCCCAGCAGATCGAGGCCGCCCGTGTGGCGATGACTCGTAGCCTCAAGCGTAAGGGCAAGGTCTGGATCCGCGTCTTCCCGCACAAGCCGGTCACCAAGAAGCCCGCTGAAACCCGGATGGGTAAAGGTAAGGGTTCCGTGGAAAAGTGGGTCGCTGTGATCCGTCCGGGCACCATGCTTTTCGAAGTTGCCGGCTGCTCTGCAACCGCCGCCCGTGAAGCCCTTCGTTTGGCCGATACGAAGCTGCCGTTTCACTGCCGCTTCGTCGCCCGTGAAGAAGTCTAA
- the rpmC gene encoding 50S ribosomal protein L29: MSKKDIRELSEAELEKQLRDSRDAQVELRMKKQTGQVEHPHQIKQLRRDIARLETILKEKKLAVATA, encoded by the coding sequence ATGAGCAAGAAAGACATCCGCGAACTGTCCGAAGCTGAACTTGAAAAGCAGCTCCGTGATTCCCGTGACGCTCAGGTCGAGCTCCGTATGAAGAAGCAAACGGGGCAGGTCGAACACCCGCATCAAATTAAACAACTGCGTCGCGACATCGCGCGCCTCGAAACCATCCTTAAGGAAAAAAAGCTGGCCGTTGCCACTGCTTAA
- the rpsQ gene encoding 30S ribosomal protein S17: protein MEATATRNSRKVLIGEVTSRSGDKTIKVTYFYKIPHPLYKKEIKRKTVVHAHDEKNECGLGDKVEIMETRPLSKLKRWRVTRVIEVAPKLGE from the coding sequence ATGGAAGCAACAGCCACACGTAATTCCCGTAAGGTCCTGATTGGTGAAGTGACCAGCCGTTCCGGCGACAAAACCATCAAGGTGACTTACTTTTATAAGATTCCGCACCCCCTCTACAAGAAGGAGATTAAGCGTAAGACCGTGGTCCACGCACACGACGAGAAGAACGAGTGTGGCCTGGGTGACAAGGTGGAGATCATGGAAACACGCCCGCTGAGCAAGCTCAAGCGCTGGCGCGTGACCCGTGTGATCGAAGTCGCTCCCAAGCTTGGTGAGTAG
- the rplN gene encoding 50S ribosomal protein L14 yields the protein MIQMNSRVAIADNTGAKSAEMIRRLGQNTRTAAVGDVVVCAVKEATTDASVKKGEVVKAVVVRTKAPIRRGDGSYLRFDNNAVVIINNDGNPKGTRIFGPVARELRAKYMKIISLAPEVL from the coding sequence ATGATTCAGATGAACAGCCGCGTTGCGATCGCGGATAACACAGGGGCCAAGTCCGCCGAAATGATTCGTCGCCTGGGCCAGAACACACGTACCGCTGCGGTGGGCGATGTGGTTGTTTGCGCCGTCAAGGAAGCCACCACCGACGCATCCGTCAAAAAGGGCGAGGTCGTCAAGGCCGTGGTCGTTCGTACCAAGGCTCCGATCCGTCGCGGTGACGGCAGCTACCTGCGCTTCGACAATAATGCCGTTGTGATCATCAACAACGACGGCAACCCGAAGGGCACACGTATTTTCGGGCCGGTTGCCCGTGAACTGCGTGCCAAGTACATGAAGATTATTTCACTCGCACCGGAGGTATTGTAA
- the rplX gene encoding 50S ribosomal protein L24, with protein sequence MAKTIKREQEVVVISGSHKGKRGKVLSVKAGEKVLVEGVNMITKYERKTQENPEGRSVEREAPIHYSNVMLAEKYDAKSK encoded by the coding sequence ATGGCCAAGACGATCAAACGCGAACAAGAAGTTGTTGTCATTTCCGGTTCCCATAAGGGGAAGCGCGGCAAGGTCCTTTCCGTCAAAGCCGGCGAGAAGGTCCTGGTCGAAGGTGTCAACATGATCACCAAGTATGAGCGCAAGACCCAGGAAAACCCGGAAGGGCGTTCCGTCGAGCGTGAAGCTCCCATTCACTATTCCAACGTGATGCTGGCTGAAAAATATGACGCCAAGAGCAAGTAA
- the rplE gene encoding 50S ribosomal protein L5, protein MELPFLQTHYNEKVVAQLKEKFGYDNAHIVPSIKKIVINSGFSASADKSHVTYVNEEIGKICGQRPVTTKAKLSISNFKLREGQPIGCKVTLRGRAMYDFLARLIFVALPCIRDFRGVPTKFDGKGNYTLGVSDHSIFPEISAEGTTATIGMDICINTSADTDEEGRELLRLLGVPFRKTSAELAAEEAAAAAQE, encoded by the coding sequence ATGGAACTCCCATTCTTACAAACGCATTACAACGAGAAGGTTGTCGCCCAGCTGAAGGAAAAGTTCGGCTACGACAACGCTCATATCGTGCCGTCGATCAAGAAGATCGTGATCAACTCCGGCTTCAGCGCCAGCGCTGACAAGAGCCACGTCACTTATGTGAACGAGGAAATCGGCAAGATTTGCGGTCAGCGCCCGGTGACGACCAAGGCTAAGCTGAGCATCTCCAACTTTAAACTGCGTGAAGGTCAGCCGATCGGCTGCAAGGTGACGCTGCGTGGCCGTGCCATGTATGACTTCCTGGCCCGCCTGATTTTCGTCGCATTGCCTTGCATTCGTGACTTCCGCGGCGTGCCGACGAAGTTTGACGGCAAAGGTAACTACACTCTGGGTGTTTCGGACCATTCCATCTTCCCGGAAATCAGCGCAGAAGGCACTACCGCCACAATCGGTATGGACATCTGCATCAACACGAGTGCCGACACTGACGAAGAAGGCCGTGAGCTCCTTCGTCTCCTTGGCGTTCCCTTCCGTAAGACCAGCGCCGAGCTTGCCGCCGAGGAGGCTGCAGCTGCCGCTCAAGAGTAA
- the rpsN gene encoding 30S ribosomal protein S14 — MAKISAIQRDLKRRRLIEKYASKRAELKAIIANPETSDEDFYKAQAKLTKLPKNSSPIRARNRCSITGRPRAHIRKFGLSRITFRELASQGKLPGVTKSSW, encoded by the coding sequence ATGGCCAAGATATCCGCAATCCAACGTGACTTGAAGCGCCGCCGCCTGATCGAGAAGTACGCCAGCAAGCGTGCCGAGCTGAAGGCGATCATTGCCAATCCGGAGACTTCCGACGAAGACTTCTACAAGGCACAAGCCAAGCTCACCAAGCTGCCTAAGAACAGCTCCCCGATCCGTGCGCGCAATCGCTGCTCGATCACAGGTCGTCCACGCGCCCACATCCGCAAATTCGGTCTTTCCCGTATCACCTTCCGTGAGTTGGCCAGCCAAGGCAAGCTTCCGGGCGTGACCAAGTCCTCCTGGTAA
- the rpsH gene encoding 30S ribosomal protein S8: protein MAVHDTIGDFLTIIRNASMARKASCSAQHSKMRVAIASILKDEGFITDFAESQDAKGFKTLTVSLKYVDDTPAITGIERHSTPGRRLYYGVREIPRVLGGLGVAILTTSKGVMRARDARENGVGGELVCKVW from the coding sequence ATGGCAGTTCACGACACAATCGGAGATTTTCTCACTATAATCCGCAACGCCAGCATGGCTCGCAAGGCATCCTGCAGTGCTCAGCACTCCAAGATGCGCGTCGCCATCGCTTCCATCCTGAAGGACGAAGGCTTTATCACAGACTTCGCTGAATCCCAGGATGCCAAGGGCTTCAAAACGCTGACGGTTTCCCTGAAATACGTCGACGATACCCCGGCCATCACCGGTATCGAGCGTCACAGTACTCCCGGCCGCCGCCTCTACTACGGCGTGCGTGAGATCCCCCGCGTTCTCGGCGGTCTCGGCGTTGCCATCCTCACAACATCCAAAGGCGTCATGCGCGCCCGCGATGCCCGTGAAAACGGCGTCGGCGGCGAGCTTGTCTGCAAGGTCTGGTAA
- the rplF gene encoding 50S ribosomal protein L6: MSRIGKLPIPILDKAKVAIDGQTVVVEGPKGKLEKTFDRSVNIELVDNEVRVSPVDSSRHARAMFGTARSIINNMVIGVVEGYKKQLEIKGVGFRAVLKGNVLDLSLGYSHPCELAIPEGVTVTVAENTKLTVEGADKQVVGEVTASIYAFYPAEPYKGKGVHIVGKYVRRKEGKKSA; this comes from the coding sequence ATGAGCAGAATTGGTAAACTTCCCATTCCTATCCTGGACAAGGCTAAGGTGGCTATCGACGGTCAAACTGTCGTAGTCGAAGGCCCCAAGGGTAAACTTGAAAAGACTTTCGACCGCTCGGTGAATATCGAGCTGGTGGATAACGAGGTTCGTGTTTCGCCGGTTGACAGCAGCCGTCACGCACGTGCCATGTTCGGCACCGCCCGTTCCATCATCAATAACATGGTGATTGGCGTGGTTGAGGGTTACAAAAAGCAACTCGAGATCAAGGGGGTCGGTTTCCGTGCCGTCCTCAAGGGCAATGTCCTCGATCTTTCCCTCGGCTATTCGCACCCGTGCGAATTGGCGATTCCGGAGGGAGTCACCGTGACTGTGGCTGAAAACACCAAGCTGACCGTGGAAGGCGCGGACAAGCAAGTGGTGGGTGAAGTCACCGCGAGCATCTACGCATTCTACCCGGCCGAGCCCTACAAGGGCAAGGGGGTCCATATCGTTGGCAAGTATGTCCGTCGCAAGGAGGGCAAGAAGTCCGCTTAA
- the rplR gene encoding 50S ribosomal protein L18: MKLELKKNLLQKRRWRIRKKVKGTAERPRLAVHFSNKHIYAQCIDDSKGHTLAYVSSVGAGDAKANIEGAVALGKTIAEKAKAAGIEAVVFDRAGRRYHGCVKSFAEAAREAGLQF; the protein is encoded by the coding sequence ATGAAACTCGAACTGAAAAAGAATCTTTTACAAAAGCGCCGCTGGCGCATCCGCAAGAAGGTCAAGGGCACTGCAGAGCGTCCCCGCCTGGCGGTACATTTCTCCAACAAGCACATCTACGCACAGTGCATCGACGATTCCAAGGGCCACACCCTGGCTTATGTTTCCTCGGTTGGTGCGGGGGATGCCAAGGCTAACATCGAAGGTGCGGTTGCACTCGGTAAGACGATCGCTGAAAAAGCGAAAGCTGCCGGGATTGAGGCTGTTGTCTTCGACCGTGCCGGTCGCCGTTACCACGGTTGTGTCAAATCGTTCGCCGAAGCCGCCCGCGAAGCTGGGCTCCAATTCTAA
- the rpsE gene encoding 30S ribosomal protein S5, with translation MSREKRSFTSPEENEEAPELIEKVVHINRCAKVVKGGRRFSFAALVVVGNQKGEVGVGYGKAKEVPECIRKGTEQAKKNMISIKLRGDTIPHHVLGEADGGKVMLRPASDGTGVIAGGGVRAVLEAVGISNVLSKSLGSNNHLAMVNATMDALKQLRSNDQIKNLRFSDKVAAEA, from the coding sequence ATGAGCAGAGAAAAAAGATCTTTCACCTCTCCCGAGGAAAACGAGGAAGCCCCTGAACTGATTGAGAAGGTGGTGCACATCAACCGTTGCGCCAAGGTCGTCAAGGGCGGTCGCCGCTTCAGCTTCGCCGCGCTTGTCGTGGTGGGCAACCAGAAGGGGGAAGTCGGCGTCGGATATGGCAAGGCCAAGGAAGTGCCGGAGTGCATCCGCAAGGGCACCGAGCAAGCCAAGAAGAACATGATCTCGATCAAGCTTCGTGGCGACACCATCCCGCACCACGTGCTGGGTGAGGCCGACGGCGGCAAGGTGATGCTTCGCCCGGCTTCCGACGGTACCGGTGTCATCGCCGGTGGTGGCGTGCGTGCCGTTCTCGAAGCGGTGGGTATCAGCAACGTGCTTTCGAAGTCTCTGGGCTCGAACAACCACCTTGCCATGGTCAATGCCACTATGGATGCCCTCAAGCAGCTTCGTTCCAACGATCAAATCAAGAACCTCCGCTTCAGCGACAAGGTCGCAGCGGAAGCCTAA
- the rplO gene encoding 50S ribosomal protein L15 — protein sequence MNLENIPTIKGATHSTKRLGRGEGSGHGKTCGKGHKGQKARSGGGIRIGFEGGQMPLYRKLPRRGFNNFNHRTTYQTVNVGELAKLEGESVDRDALVKAGLIRDNSEGVKLLGNGEISKAFTVNVDKVSASAKSKIEAAGGKIVEAAAEQPENTEEA from the coding sequence ATGAATCTAGAAAACATTCCAACTATCAAAGGTGCCACCCACTCGACCAAGCGTCTTGGCCGTGGTGAAGGCAGCGGCCACGGTAAAACTTGCGGCAAGGGCCACAAGGGCCAAAAGGCCCGTTCCGGTGGCGGTATCCGCATTGGCTTCGAAGGGGGGCAAATGCCCCTCTACCGTAAGCTTCCGCGTCGTGGCTTCAACAACTTCAATCACCGTACCACTTACCAGACTGTCAACGTCGGGGAGCTGGCCAAGCTCGAAGGTGAGAGCGTCGATCGTGATGCACTTGTCAAGGCTGGCCTGATTCGCGACAACAGCGAAGGCGTCAAGCTGCTGGGCAATGGTGAAATCTCGAAGGCATTCACTGTGAATGTCGACAAGGTCTCCGCGTCGGCCAAGAGCAAGATCGAGGCTGCCGGCGGTAAGATTGTTGAGGCGGCTGCGGAACAGCCGGAGAATACAGAAGAGGCGTAA
- the secY gene encoding preprotein translocase subunit SecY yields the protein MLSAFTNSLKIPELRQRIFFTLALLFIARVGANIPLPGMDIQPIRDFLADQSHASGGVVGLYNMFTGGALLNGALFALGIMPYISASIIMQLVGAVFPSIARLQQEGDVGRQKINQYTRYLTIAICIVQGLLLLVALSTNPGSIVGQGFSAQEYGPVVIAGKVPFLITGTIFLTAGSMIMVWLGEQITEKGIGNGISLLITVGIISRLPGAVMATYTMFNAPIGTEARLGVPQAILMLALLFIVTAGLVAITQAQRKIPVQYAKRVVGRKVYGGQSSFLPLKVNYAGVMPVIFASAILMFPTQILNYLGTATNMRFFNDFASSLGRGQPAYYIIFGLMIFIFSYFWVSLMFKPIQIADDLKKNGGYIPGVRPGEPTAKFLDHIMTRLTLFGALSLTMIALFPDILLFTYNIPSSVAVFFGGTGMLITVGVLLDTMRQIETYLLQRHYDGFLKKGKIRGRSAARNKQLVDAAGLQDFWTAWRPLLVLAVALFTLGVVSWFLKLG from the coding sequence ATGCTTTCTGCGTTTACCAATTCGCTAAAGATTCCGGAGCTCCGCCAGCGTATATTTTTTACGCTGGCTTTGCTGTTTATTGCCCGTGTCGGGGCCAATATTCCGCTGCCGGGAATGGATATTCAACCGATCCGTGATTTCTTGGCGGACCAGTCACATGCCAGCGGCGGTGTTGTCGGGCTGTATAACATGTTTACCGGGGGCGCTTTGCTCAACGGGGCACTCTTCGCGCTTGGTATCATGCCATACATCAGTGCGTCCATCATCATGCAGCTGGTCGGGGCCGTGTTCCCGTCCATTGCACGCCTCCAGCAGGAAGGTGATGTGGGCCGCCAGAAGATCAACCAGTACACCCGCTACCTGACGATTGCGATCTGCATCGTCCAGGGCTTGCTCCTGCTGGTTGCGCTTTCCACCAATCCGGGCAGCATCGTCGGCCAAGGGTTCAGTGCACAGGAATATGGTCCGGTTGTGATCGCAGGCAAGGTGCCTTTCCTTATCACGGGTACTATCTTCCTGACTGCAGGATCGATGATCATGGTCTGGCTCGGCGAGCAAATTACCGAGAAAGGCATCGGCAACGGAATCTCCCTCCTGATTACGGTCGGTATCATTTCGCGCCTTCCGGGAGCCGTCATGGCGACCTACACCATGTTCAACGCCCCGATCGGGACGGAAGCCCGCCTCGGTGTGCCGCAGGCCATCCTCATGCTGGCGCTTCTGTTTATCGTGACTGCCGGACTGGTTGCCATCACCCAGGCTCAGCGCAAGATCCCGGTCCAGTATGCCAAGCGTGTGGTGGGGCGTAAGGTCTATGGCGGGCAAAGCTCCTTCCTCCCGCTGAAGGTGAACTATGCGGGGGTGATGCCGGTGATTTTCGCCAGTGCCATCCTGATGTTCCCGACCCAGATCCTGAATTACCTGGGTACGGCAACTAACATGCGCTTTTTCAACGATTTTGCCAGCTCCCTCGGGCGTGGCCAACCGGCCTACTATATCATTTTCGGGCTGATGATCTTCATCTTCAGCTACTTCTGGGTTTCGCTCATGTTCAAGCCGATCCAGATAGCGGATGACCTGAAGAAGAACGGCGGTTACATTCCCGGCGTCCGCCCGGGCGAGCCGACTGCCAAATTCCTCGACCACATCATGACGCGTCTGACCCTTTTCGGGGCTCTTTCGCTGACGATGATCGCGCTCTTTCCGGATATCCTCCTTTTCACCTACAACATTCCTTCTTCGGTCGCGGTCTTCTTCGGCGGTACGGGGATGTTGATCACGGTGGGTGTTTTGCTCGATACCATGCGACAGATCGAAACCTACCTGCTTCAGCGTCACTATGACGGATTCCTGAAAAAGGGGAAGATTCGTGGCCGTTCCGCAGCCCGCAACAAGCAGCTCGTGGATGCCGCCGGCCTTCAGGATTTCTGGACCGCATGGCGCCCGCTTCTTGTTCTTGCGGTCGCGCTTTTCACCCTCGGCGTGGTTTCCTGGTTCCTGAAGCTGGGCTAG
- the map gene encoding type I methionyl aminopeptidase, which yields MKAIRTDEEIHSIREACQIAATVLQELVQATASGMTTYDLDQLGRKSMESLGAESACYNYRSGTNVFPAYTCISVNEEIVHGIGSMRRVIQDGDLVSLDVVVRYRGFIGDNAKTVGVGDVEPAHAELLDATRESLDYAISFARAGNRVGDISNAVERFIKRHGYGIVREFVGHGVGATMHEAPQIPNYGKRGSGALLKPGMALAIEPMINLGSAAIEMLDDGWTAVTRDRKPSAHFEHTVLVTNGEPEILTIPKK from the coding sequence ATGAAAGCAATTCGCACAGACGAAGAAATTCATTCAATCCGCGAAGCTTGCCAGATTGCTGCAACTGTTTTGCAGGAATTGGTACAGGCTACGGCGTCGGGAATGACGACCTACGATCTCGACCAGCTTGGCCGTAAGAGCATGGAGTCGCTGGGTGCGGAAAGTGCCTGTTACAATTACCGCTCCGGTACCAATGTCTTTCCCGCTTATACCTGTATTTCCGTAAACGAGGAAATTGTGCACGGTATCGGCAGCATGCGCCGCGTCATCCAGGACGGAGACCTCGTTTCCCTGGATGTGGTGGTCCGCTATCGCGGATTCATTGGTGACAATGCCAAAACAGTCGGTGTGGGGGATGTCGAGCCCGCGCATGCGGAATTGCTGGACGCCACCCGCGAGTCGCTCGACTACGCGATCAGCTTTGCCCGTGCGGGAAACCGGGTCGGTGATATTTCCAATGCGGTCGAACGCTTTATCAAGCGCCACGGTTACGGAATCGTACGCGAATTCGTCGGCCATGGTGTTGGAGCGACCATGCACGAGGCTCCCCAGATCCCGAATTATGGGAAGCGTGGGAGTGGCGCACTGCTCAAGCCGGGGATGGCTTTGGCGATCGAACCGATGATCAATCTCGGCAGTGCTGCAATCGAGATGCTAGACGATGGGTGGACGGCGGTCACACGTGACCGAAAGCCTTCCGCGCATTTTGAACATACAGTTCTGGTAACCAACGGGGAGCCAGAAATTTTAACAATTCCGAAAAAATAA